Proteins encoded by one window of uncultured Draconibacterium sp.:
- the menC gene encoding o-succinylbenzoate synthase: MIKARYQKYELHFKQPAGTSRGVLKTRTVWYLFLKVNGVTGFGECAPLPGLSIETPEQVEEQLEKICDDPQPFISSIDLLQDFPSLKFALETALLDLQNGGKRELFPTAFTLGEAGIPINGLIWMNDIENMQGQIEEKLAAGFQCIKLKIGAKDFDQELALLKAVRGRFSSDQIILRVDANGAFDTKSAPEKLKMLAELQLHSIEQPIGAGQWKEMARLCKTTPLPIALDEELIGINEREEKIQLLETIHPRFLVLKPSLHGGISGCDEWIEMANERSIGWWITSYLESNIGLNAIAQWAFTKNTKMHQGLGTGRLFTNNIESPLEIRGEKLWFNTAKTFEM; this comes from the coding sequence ATGATAAAAGCGCGCTACCAAAAATATGAGTTACATTTTAAACAACCGGCCGGCACATCGCGCGGGGTGCTAAAAACACGCACAGTTTGGTATCTGTTTTTGAAAGTGAATGGTGTGACAGGATTTGGTGAATGCGCTCCTCTCCCGGGATTAAGCATTGAAACACCGGAACAAGTTGAAGAGCAACTGGAGAAGATCTGCGACGATCCGCAACCTTTTATCAGTTCAATCGACTTACTTCAAGATTTCCCATCTCTGAAATTTGCATTGGAAACAGCACTTCTTGATCTGCAAAATGGTGGAAAACGGGAACTATTCCCAACAGCTTTCACTCTTGGAGAAGCAGGTATTCCAATCAACGGATTGATATGGATGAACGATATTGAGAACATGCAAGGCCAGATTGAAGAAAAACTGGCAGCTGGTTTTCAATGTATCAAACTTAAGATCGGGGCAAAAGATTTTGATCAGGAATTGGCACTATTAAAAGCTGTCCGAGGGCGTTTTTCAAGCGATCAGATTATTCTTCGAGTGGATGCAAATGGTGCGTTTGACACCAAATCTGCTCCCGAAAAATTGAAGATGCTTGCGGAGTTGCAGCTTCATTCCATCGAACAACCGATAGGTGCAGGACAATGGAAGGAAATGGCCAGGTTGTGCAAAACCACTCCCCTGCCCATCGCTCTTGATGAAGAACTGATTGGCATAAACGAACGCGAGGAAAAAATACAATTACTCGAAACTATTCACCCGCGGTTTTTGGTGTTAAAACCAAGTTTGCACGGTGGTATTTCGGGTTGTGACGAGTGGATAGAAATGGCCAACGAACGTTCCATTGGTTGGTGGATTACTTCGTACCTGGAGTCGAATATCGGGTTAAATGCCATTGCGCAGTGGGCGTTTACAAAAAATACCAAAATGCACCAGGGACTGGGAACAGGCCGGCTTTTTACCAATAACATTGAATCGCCACTTGAAATTCGTGGCGAAAAATTGTGGTTCAATACCGCCAAAACCTTCGAAATGTAA
- a CDS encoding 1,4-dihydroxy-2-naphthoate polyprenyltransferase, translated as MATVKSWVKASRLRTLPLALSGILMGSALAAFWHGFGWIVFILAMLTATLIQVFSNFANDYGDFKKGTDNHQRLGPTRTMQGGEISIKEMKSGMFVVAGLSFVLGIILVFTGTWHNSLTAFFVFIGLGILALLAAYFYTAGKKSYGYIGLGDLFVFLFFGLLPVIGVFYLHNNVIETAVWLPAISMGLFSTGVLNLNNTRDIENDKQSGKITIAVKLGPLKSRIYHATIILLGWLALIVFTVQQQKTVWQWLFLLVLPVSIFDLIKIFRIEDGRQLDPFLKRLALQTLALTLLFSLGLILS; from the coding sequence ATGGCAACAGTAAAAAGTTGGGTAAAAGCATCACGATTACGCACTCTGCCACTGGCATTATCGGGGATTCTTATGGGCTCGGCACTGGCAGCATTTTGGCATGGGTTTGGCTGGATTGTTTTTATTCTAGCAATGCTCACCGCAACGCTTATTCAGGTATTCTCCAACTTTGCCAACGATTATGGCGATTTTAAAAAGGGCACCGACAACCATCAGCGTTTAGGACCGACCCGAACCATGCAAGGCGGAGAAATCAGCATCAAAGAAATGAAATCCGGAATGTTTGTGGTTGCCGGGTTAAGCTTTGTGTTGGGAATTATTTTGGTATTTACAGGAACTTGGCACAACAGTTTGACAGCATTTTTTGTATTTATAGGGCTGGGAATACTGGCACTGTTAGCCGCTTATTTCTATACGGCAGGCAAAAAATCGTACGGTTATATTGGACTGGGCGATTTGTTTGTGTTTTTGTTTTTTGGGTTGCTACCTGTAATCGGAGTTTTTTACTTACACAACAATGTCATTGAGACCGCTGTTTGGCTACCGGCAATCAGTATGGGATTATTCAGCACCGGAGTTTTAAACCTGAACAACACCCGCGACATTGAAAACGACAAACAATCGGGAAAAATTACCATCGCCGTAAAACTCGGGCCGTTGAAAAGCCGAATTTACCATGCGACAATAATTTTGCTGGGCTGGTTGGCCCTGATCGTTTTTACTGTTCAGCAGCAAAAAACAGTATGGCAATGGTTGTTTCTTTTGGTACTCCCGGTTTCAATTTTCGATCTCATAAAAATATTTAGAATAGAAGACGGTCGTCAGCTAGATCCCTTTTTAAAACGACTGGCACTGCAAACTCTGGCATTAACATTACTGTTCTCGCTCGGACTGATATTATCATGA
- the menB gene encoding 1,4-dihydroxy-2-naphthoyl-CoA synthase, giving the protein MSTKRQWETIKEYEDIFFDYYDGIGKITINREQVRNAFRPTTVNNISDALHLCREDNRINVIVLTGAGDKAFCSGGDQNVKGTGGYIDENGIPRLNILEVQKQIRSMPKPVIAMVNGYAIGGGHVLHVVCDISIASENAIFGQTGPKVGSFDAGLGSSYLASVVGQKKAREIWFMCRQYSAAEALEMGLVNKVVPFDQLEDEVVSWAKKMQEHSPLALRMLKLGLNAELDGQIGIQEFAGNATLLYYLTEEAQEGKHAFLEKRKPDFKKYPKFP; this is encoded by the coding sequence ATGAGTACAAAACGACAATGGGAAACCATTAAAGAATACGAGGATATCTTTTTCGATTATTACGATGGAATTGGCAAGATTACGATCAACCGAGAGCAGGTGCGAAATGCATTCCGTCCAACTACGGTGAACAACATCAGTGATGCTTTGCACTTGTGTCGCGAAGACAATCGCATAAATGTAATTGTGTTAACGGGTGCAGGCGACAAAGCTTTTTGCTCGGGTGGCGACCAGAATGTAAAAGGAACCGGTGGTTACATCGACGAAAATGGTATTCCGCGCCTCAATATTCTTGAAGTTCAGAAACAAATTCGAAGCATGCCAAAACCGGTAATTGCCATGGTGAATGGTTATGCCATTGGTGGCGGCCATGTATTGCACGTGGTTTGCGATATTAGTATTGCCAGCGAAAACGCAATCTTTGGACAGACCGGACCCAAAGTGGGTAGTTTCGATGCCGGATTAGGTTCGTCATACCTTGCAAGTGTTGTTGGACAAAAGAAAGCCCGCGAAATCTGGTTTATGTGTCGTCAATACTCGGCTGCGGAGGCACTTGAAATGGGATTGGTAAATAAAGTAGTTCCGTTCGACCAGCTGGAAGACGAGGTGGTTTCCTGGGCAAAAAAAATGCAGGAACACAGTCCGCTGGCACTGCGCATGCTAAAGCTTGGATTAAACGCCGAACTCGACGGACAAATCGGAATTCAGGAGTTTGCCGGAAACGCGACCTTACTATATTACCTTACCGAGGAAGCACAAGAAGGAAAACATGCCTTCCTTGAAAAGCGCAAACCAGACTTTAAGAAATACCCAAAATTCCCGTAA